In Ostrea edulis chromosome 6, xbOstEdul1.1, whole genome shotgun sequence, a single window of DNA contains:
- the LOC125683905 gene encoding uncharacterized protein LOC125683905, whose protein sequence is MDAHHIAYNYIDDIESDLEKPVPPPHQPPLIDLSEIVATTILSDESKDSFLSDDLDNLTDLFDPSKESTDFNESSVSPDHVVLCGDKYRVRHRSALSSCEILELEETDNSITTNKSQPRSALSSCDILELEEMNSPIATNKSQHRSALSSCGILELEDMNSPIATTKSQPMTSTPITTHTQAKQSTTPNNNSFLGESRFNDSLTNLLGSPHPQSSFYNNPFFNDLQAVLASDCISGKESLPQSLFDALTTEPNSNVFSREQSIQDRFNKLSCFFPEDVQKLSEFYHQQASDVETERFCALQQKKMTKDAKYAMNLHYDNQLHQIMDRVEQSLLLLEKTQQMNYSSRQIKLRPLLSKKAVQLMESWYDNHLEHPYPNPDAIDRLSAAGGVTAEQVKKWFANKRNRSNNTRSLTEIAKKKRQLALNTMDCFTNTSCDI, encoded by the coding sequence ATGGATGCACACCATATTGCTTATAACTACATTGACGATATCGAGTCCGATCTTGAGAAACCTGTGCCACCTCCTCATCAGCCTCCATTGATTGACCTCTCGGAGATCGTTGCCACAACAATTCTTAGTGATGAATCCAAGGACTCCTTCTTGAGTGATGACCTTGACAACCTGACCGATTTGTTTGACCCCTCAAAGGAAAGTACAGACTTCAATGAATCTAGTGTATCCCCTGACCATGTTGTGCTGTGCGGTGACAAATATCGCGTGCGACATCGCAGTGCTTTGTCTAGCTGCGAAATCTTGGAATTAGAAGAAACGGACAATTCGATAACAACTAACAAGAGCCAACCTCGCAGTGCTTTGTCTAGCTGCGATATCTTGGAATTGGAAGAAATGAACAGTCCGATAGCAACTAACAAGAGCCAACATCGCAGTGCTTTGTCTAGCTGCGGTATCTTGGAATTGGAAGATATGAACAGTCCGATAGCAACTACCAAGAGCCAGCCAATGACATCTACACCTATTACCACTCATACACAGGCAAAGCAATCAACAACTCCAAACAACAACAGCTTTTTAGGAGAATCTCGCTTCAACGATTCGCTCACCAATCTTCTTGGATCCCCTCACCCTCAAAGTTCATTCTACAACAATCCCTTCTTCAATGACCTTCAAGCTGTCTTAGCCAGTGATTGCATTTCCGGTAAAGAGTCGCTTCCACAATCACTCTTTGATGCCTTGACAACAGAGCCCAACAGTAACGTTTTCTCCAGAGAGCAGTCGATACAGGACCGCTTCAACAAACTTTCGTGTTTCTTTCCCGAAGATGTTCAGAAACTTTCTGAATTTTACCATCAACAAGCATCAGATGTGGAAACAGAAAGATTCTGTGCTCTGCAACAGAAGAAAATGACAAAAGACGCAAAATATGCCATGAACTTACATTACGATAATCAACTTCATCAAATCATGGATCGTGTTGAACAGAGTCTTCTGCTGCTGGAGAAGACCCAGCAGATGAACTACTCTTCTCGACAAATCAAACTTCGTCCTCTCCTTTCCAAGAAAGCAGTCCAGCTGATGGAGAGCTGGTACGACAATCATCTTGAACATCCCTATCCAAACCCTGATGCCATTGACAGGCTGTCTGCTGCAGGGGGGGTCACAGCTGAGCAAGTAAAGAAATGGTTCGCCAACAAACGTAATCGCTCAAACAACACTCGTTCTCTCACTGAAATTGCCAAGAAGAAGCGACAACTTGCCTTGAACACCATGGACTGTTTCACAAATACTAGTTGTGACATATAA